The following DNA comes from Legionella sp. PATHC032.
CAAAACTCTATGTAACGACCCGCCGCATCATTAATACGTGTTGCTTTACCCAGCTTGGCTGAAGATACCGTTTGCAACTGTTTGTCTAATTGGGCTTCAATCGCAAGCTCTACGCTATCTGGAAGCTTTCCTCCATCAGCTGAAAAAAACTTAATTCCATTATCTTCAAATAAATTATGAGAAGCACTAATGACGATACCTGCATTAGCTCTCAATGTTTGTGTTAAATAGGCTATTCCAGGGGTAGGCATTGGCCCTAATAACGCCACATCAACCCCAGCTGCAGACAATCCTGCCTCCAAAGCGGACTCCAGCATATAACCAGACACTCTGGTGTCCTTACCAATCACCACCTTTTTCCTTGCTCCGTTTACAAGAACGCAGCCTACTGCCCAGCCTAATTTTAAAACAAACTCAGGGTTAATATTTGATAATCCAACGTGACCCCGTATTCCATCCGTACCAAAATATTTACGTTGACTCATCCTTACCTACCTTATTATTTAATTTTTCTGGTTTCAGTTATCTTCTGATGATCTCAGGAGCTATTAACTGATTTCTTCACCTGCCTGATAAATTGCATTAATCATAGTTAGTGCTTGATTCGTTTCACCTACATCATGTGTCCTGATAATTGCAGTGCCTTTAAGAGCTGCATATATTCCTAGCGTAATACTTCCAATCAAACGTTGCTCAACCTCATTGTTCAATACAGCGCCAATTGTGCTTTTGCGTGAAACACCTAAAAGAATTGGCAACCCAAAAGCACACAATTCATCCAGATGATAAATTAATTCTAGGTTATCTCTAACGCGTTTTCCAAAACCAAAACCCGGGTCAAGAATTAATTTATTCCTATTCAGCCCCGCTTTCTGACATTTATCGATGCGTTCTTCAAAAAAATGCTGTAATTCCGTTATTATCCCGTCTGGGTAAGAAGGATTTTCTTGCATAGTTTTAGGCTCTCCTTTCATATGCATTAAACAGACAGGAACATCTAATTGCGCCGCCACCTTCAGAGCGCCATCCCTTCTTAAAGCATAAACATCATTTATAATATTCGCACCAGCATCAATTGCAGCTTCCATCACTTCAGGTTTATTGGTATCAATAGAAATACACACGTCTGCAAACGCACGAAGTTGTTTGATTACAGGAAGAACTCTTGATAGTTCAACATCTAAAGGGACTGGCGGAGCCCCAGGTTTAGTTGATTCTCCACCAATATCAATGAGATCGGCTCCACAGGCAATTAATTGTAAGGCTTGATCACAAGCTCTATCCACGGACAAATACTTGCCACCATCATAAAATGAGTCAGAAGTAACATTTAGCACACCCATAATCAATGGTTTTTCAAAAACTAATGAGGAATTAGGTTGGCTTTTTCGCTCAAGCCAACCGAGGAATTGTTCGGAATTCACAGGGTACTCTCGATAAATAACTACTGATAAAATTAATGTCCTTCTGCCGGATTTTCTATTGTTTCACCATTAATAGGTTTTGCAGGAGCATCATTAAATGACTCAGCCTTATCCATCGGTTTTGTTGATCCCCAATCCTCCGGAGGGGTAGGTTCTTTCCCAGACATAATTTCTTGAATTTGATTGGTATCTATCGTTTCGTATTTGATGAGACTTTGCGCCATCAAATGTAATTTATCGATATTGGTTTCCAATATTTCTTTTGCTCTTTGATAGTTCCTATCAATAATGGCACGAACTTCATCATCAATTTGCTGTGCTGTTCTATCGGACATCTCTTTATGTTTATTCACAGAGCGCCCCAAAAATATTTCTTCTTCTTCCTCACCAAAAGTGAGAGGACCTAAGGCAGATAACCCCCATGTTGTAACCATTTTACGAGCAATCTCTGTAGACCGCATAATGTCATTAGAAGCACCCGTTGTTACACTTTCAGGACCAAAAATTAATTCCTCTGCAATTCGACCACCAAATAAGCTGCACAATTGACTTTCCAAACGGCGTTTGCTGTGACTATATCTGTCTTGTTCTGGTAAAAACATAGTGACACCCAAAGCTCGTCCACGAGGAATTATTGATACTTTATAAACCGGATCATGCTCAGGAACTGACAGACCAACGATAGCATGACCTGCTTCATGATAAGCGGTGAGTTTTTTCTCGTTATCATCCATTACCATGGAGCGTCTTTCAGCTCCCATCATAATTTTATCTTTTGCTTTATCCAGTTCAATCATACCTACTTTGCGTTTATTAGCCCTGGCAGCGAATAATGCCGCTTCATTAACAAGATTGGCCAAATCCGCTCCTGAAAAACCAGGGGTACCACGTGCAATAGCTTTGACTTCGACATGACTATCGACAGGAACCTTTTGTAAATGAACTTTTAATATTTGTTCACGACCTCTAATATCAGGCAAAGGAACGACAACTTGACGGTCAAAGCGACCAGGACGTAAAAGCGCGGGATCCAGAACATCGGGACGGTTAGTTGCCGCTACGACAATAACCCCTTCATTACCTTCAAATCCATCCATCTCAACAAGCAATTGGTTAAGTGTTTGTTCGCGCTCATCATGGCCGCCACCCAGGCCGGCACCTCTGTGCCTACCTACTGCATCGATTTCATCTATAAAGATGATACATGGAGCATGCTTTTTGGCTTGCTCAAACATATCACGCACTCGGGACGCGCCTACCCCAACAAACATCTCAACAAAATCAGAACCTGAAATAGTAAAGAAAGGAACTTTCGCTTCCCCGGCAACTGCCCTGGCTAATAATGTTTTACCTGTACCAGGGGAACCAACCAGCAAAACCCCGCGGGGGATGCGTCCACCCAAATTTTGGAACTTTGTTGGATCACGTAAAAAATCAACAAGCTCTTTAACTTCTTCCTTGGCTTCATCAACTCCTGCAACATCCGCAAAGGTGACCTTAACCTGATCTTCACCTAATAGCCGGGCTCTTGATCTGCCGAAGGACATAGCGCCTCGACCGCCCCCACCTTGCATTTGACGCATGAAAAATATCCATACGCCTATCAATAACAACATTGGGAACCAGTTAATGAATAAATGCAAAAGGAAACTTTCCTGTTGCTTTTCCTGACCACTGACATCTACTTTGCTTTTCAACAACTCACCTAGCAAAGCATTATCTTGCATCGGCATGTACGTGACAAAACGTTTATTATTTTTGGTTACGCCCTTGATGATTTTGTTATCCTCAATCGTAACAGAGTTAACCATCCCTTGATCCACTTCTTGTAAAAATTGGCTATAAGAAATTTTCTCAGCAACTGAGTTACGAGGACCAAAATTACTGAAAACAGAGACAAGAACTATCGCTATTATCAGCCATAAAAATAAATTTTTAACCATGTCGTTCAATGTATTAACCTCGTTAGTTACTTACAATTTTGTTGCGAGACCCAAAATAGCTCTTGCACAGTTCATATCATCCAAAACAACGCTAAATGTATTTATAAATATATATAAAACTACTATAAATTATAGCCCTTTGCCAGCAAATAGGTTTCTTTTGAACGAGATCTTGAAGCAGATGGTTTACGGATTACCACTTTTTCAAAAGACGCCCGTGCCTGTTTGACTACTTCATCAAAACCTGAGCCATGAAAAATTTTAACTAGCATATTACCACCGGGTTTTAACATTTTTTCCGCAAAATCAAAAGCCAGCTCTACCAGATACATCGCTCTTGGAATATCTATTGCTGAGCTTCCACTCATATTTGGGGCCATATCCGATAATAACAAGTCTAAAGTCCTTTGCGGAATCAAATTAATTAATTCTTGCAAAACATTATCTTCACGAAAATCCCCAAGGATAAACTCCACATTAGGCAAAGCATCCATAGGTAAAATGTCCAATGCAACAAGACGACCACTTCCCCTCATCTTTTCCGAAGCGTATTGGGTCCAGCCGCCAGGGGCGGCTCCTAAATCAACCACCGTCATGCCTGGTTTAATGAGAGACTCTTTGTCATCCATTTCCTTAAGTTTATATACGGCACGACTTCGATACCCTTCAGCCTGGGCTTTTTTTACATAAACGTCATCAAAATGTTCTTGCAGCCAACGTTTACTGCTTTTAGTACGACTCATAACAATAAAGATAAAACAATTTTTTCTATGATACAGAATTTTACTACCTTTTCCCAGCAAAACGTGCAATAATTTGCCATTTTATTGTCTGGGATATCGCAGTGGATACGTCTTTTAAACAATCACTTAAAGCCAAGGCCCATCATTTAAAGCCGGTTGTACTCCTTGGTGCGAAAGGTTTAACTGAGGCTATATTGGCAGAAACAAATGTAGCCTTGATAGCGCATGAATTAATTAAAGTCAAAATTAATGGGGCTGAAAAGGAAGATAGAATGCAAATGGCTGAGGAGCTTTGTGAACAACTTGATGCCGAATTAGTTCAGATGATAGGGAATACACTGGTTCTGTATCGTAAAAATAAAGAATGAAATTTGTAATATCGTTACGGAGCATGGAGAAGCAAAGCAAAACAACCTTTTTAACTCAAAGGATTTTCAAATTTCTGCAAGTATAAATAGCCTAATTGGTATGAAGCGTAATCAGTAATATGCCCTTCATCGCGATATACCGGAATCCCATTCAAATCGGCATAACAAACATCATCGCGACATTGAACTTTTTTAGGATCTATTATTACCAATTGAGGGTATTTTCTTCGCATGTTATCAAACAATTGGTTTAACCAAATCTCATTGTCTGAACGGGTTAAAGTAAAGCGACACGCTTCTGAATTATAATGTTGTCTTAATTTAATATGCTTAAAAAAGCATTGATGTAAATTTCCATGCGTTAACGCGGTTGACTCGATTAATACAGGTTTCGCTCCAGAAGATATTATCACCCCAAGTGCTCTGTCCAAGGCATCTGCCAATCGCTTTTGGGTTAATTCTGCAGAATAATCATCACCTAATTGATTGATGATATGAGCTGACACGTAATTGCTCCATACTTGACCTATGATCACGTAATCATAATGATTCTCTTGAATCATGCGATAATATTTTTCCGTTTGATCATAACAGTCCTGATATATTTTATCTTTAAAATGCCACCAATCATAAAGATATATGCCTGGTAAGGAAATACAAGAAGAGGTCCCTTGAGCCAATATTGAAACACCGGCGGATTTCCCTAACACATCCATAAACCCCCAATAATGATTGGAAAAAGAATCACCTATCATAAGGCCAGTCTTGCTATCTTGCTCTTTTGCTCCTATTTTGCATTTCGACTCATTGTCTGCCTTGGTATTGTCTATGCATAACGTTCTGTATGGGCTTTCGTGATTCTTTAATTGTTTATAAACCCTAACCAGCTCCTGATTAAATCGTTGTGGATATCCAGAGTGTGATTTAATGACAAAAGAGCTTAAATGGGAAAATAAAACGGGAAGCAGGAATAAAAGCACAACCGTATAACGAAAAGGAATATGTCTGAATCTTTTCGTTGGTTTTTCTATATATCGCCAGGATAAATAAGCTAAAACAAAAATAATGCTATAGACTATAAATAAAACCTCAAACCGCTCTTCGATAGTTTGGTACCTTAAAACTGAAAAGACGACCCAATGCCAAATATAAAGAGAATAAGATAAAATTCCTATAAAAACTAATGGTCGAAAAGAGAGAGTTTTTACAATAACAAGTGAAGGAAAATTTGTACCTAATGCTATCAACAAACCCGTTGCAAAACATACAAAAAATGTATGCC
Coding sequences within:
- the folP gene encoding dihydropteroate synthase; translated protein: MNSEQFLGWLERKSQPNSSLVFEKPLIMGVLNVTSDSFYDGGKYLSVDRACDQALQLIACGADLIDIGGESTKPGAPPVPLDVELSRVLPVIKQLRAFADVCISIDTNKPEVMEAAIDAGANIINDVYALRRDGALKVAAQLDVPVCLMHMKGEPKTMQENPSYPDGIITELQHFFEERIDKCQKAGLNRNKLILDPGFGFGKRVRDNLELIYHLDELCAFGLPILLGVSRKSTIGAVLNNEVEQRLIGSITLGIYAALKGTAIIRTHDVGETNQALTMINAIYQAGEEIS
- the ftsH gene encoding ATP-dependent zinc metalloprotease FtsH; the protein is MVKNLFLWLIIAIVLVSVFSNFGPRNSVAEKISYSQFLQEVDQGMVNSVTIEDNKIIKGVTKNNKRFVTYMPMQDNALLGELLKSKVDVSGQEKQQESFLLHLFINWFPMLLLIGVWIFFMRQMQGGGGRGAMSFGRSRARLLGEDQVKVTFADVAGVDEAKEEVKELVDFLRDPTKFQNLGGRIPRGVLLVGSPGTGKTLLARAVAGEAKVPFFTISGSDFVEMFVGVGASRVRDMFEQAKKHAPCIIFIDEIDAVGRHRGAGLGGGHDEREQTLNQLLVEMDGFEGNEGVIVVAATNRPDVLDPALLRPGRFDRQVVVPLPDIRGREQILKVHLQKVPVDSHVEVKAIARGTPGFSGADLANLVNEAALFAARANKRKVGMIELDKAKDKIMMGAERRSMVMDDNEKKLTAYHEAGHAIVGLSVPEHDPVYKVSIIPRGRALGVTMFLPEQDRYSHSKRRLESQLCSLFGGRIAEELIFGPESVTTGASNDIMRSTEIARKMVTTWGLSALGPLTFGEEEEEIFLGRSVNKHKEMSDRTAQQIDDEVRAIIDRNYQRAKEILETNIDKLHLMAQSLIKYETIDTNQIQEIMSGKEPTPPEDWGSTKPMDKAESFNDAPAKPINGETIENPAEGH
- the rlmE gene encoding 23S rRNA (uridine(2552)-2'-O)-methyltransferase RlmE, with amino-acid sequence MSRTKSSKRWLQEHFDDVYVKKAQAEGYRSRAVYKLKEMDDKESLIKPGMTVVDLGAAPGGWTQYASEKMRGSGRLVALDILPMDALPNVEFILGDFREDNVLQELINLIPQRTLDLLLSDMAPNMSGSSAIDIPRAMYLVELAFDFAEKMLKPGGNMLVKIFHGSGFDEVVKQARASFEKVVIRKPSASRSRSKETYLLAKGYNL
- the yhbY gene encoding ribosome assembly RNA-binding protein YhbY, producing MDTSFKQSLKAKAHHLKPVVLLGAKGLTEAILAETNVALIAHELIKVKINGAEKEDRMQMAEELCEQLDAELVQMIGNTLVLYRKNKE
- a CDS encoding acyltransferase family protein codes for the protein MNYRPDIDGLRAIAILLVLIYHGGLSLFPSGFIGVDVFFVISGFLITSIIHESLNRNDFSFFDFYNRRLWRLQPVFVALIVATTLLSLLFYLPDDLIEFSRSARKTSLFISNLFFNKTTTGYFSPDTHQLPLLHTWSLSIEWQCYLILPLVMYAVYRFLNKRQVIYVVYGLAILFFLLALHYSQVAPAQNYYQFSSRIFEFLIGSCIALSPRIEFSINKSILVILGLSALFFIIYTATLDNILLGYPNWHTFFVCFATGLLIALGTNFPSLVIVKTLSFRPLVFIGILSYSLYIWHWVVFSVLRYQTIEERFEVLFIVYSIIFVLAYLSWRYIEKPTKRFRHIPFRYTVVLLFLLPVLFSHLSSFVIKSHSGYPQRFNQELVRVYKQLKNHESPYRTLCIDNTKADNESKCKIGAKEQDSKTGLMIGDSFSNHYWGFMDVLGKSAGVSILAQGTSSCISLPGIYLYDWWHFKDKIYQDCYDQTEKYYRMIQENHYDYVIIGQVWSNYVSAHIINQLGDDYSAELTQKRLADALDRALGVIISSGAKPVLIESTALTHGNLHQCFFKHIKLRQHYNSEACRFTLTRSDNEIWLNQLFDNMRRKYPQLVIIDPKKVQCRDDVCYADLNGIPVYRDEGHITDYASYQLGYLYLQKFENPLS